In Candidatus Zixiibacteriota bacterium, one genomic interval encodes:
- a CDS encoding serine protease, whose amino-acid sequence MRKKQSLFKIIFIMTGLAALLYCFPAAPCMGEKKADDYGLWMKKPQSEWPQITMINQIEYTDNNHPIAGCGFLLDTGNEILAATAKHILVYFKSESMKSVAFNNTLKLWKMFPKNNPDDVVIVDKLINENPKEPLEHIPPAKDWLLFTIKKKSQNIQALKFRTGSMQEGETVYIIGWRYTDKDCPQVVYEGNFVRSEDGSFLITTKELSDNTMPGLSGSPVIDSNGYLIGLMSQKANKMERPSSIDYPKEILEERKKTKE is encoded by the coding sequence ATGCGAAAAAAACAAAGTCTTTTCAAAATTATTTTTATTATGACTGGTTTGGCAGCCTTGCTTTATTGTTTTCCTGCAGCACCATGTATGGGCGAAAAAAAAGCAGATGATTATGGACTATGGATGAAAAAGCCTCAGAGCGAATGGCCGCAAATAACAATGATAAACCAAATCGAATACACAGACAATAACCACCCCATTGCCGGATGTGGTTTTCTGTTAGATACGGGAAATGAGATTCTGGCAGCTACAGCTAAACACATCCTGGTTTATTTTAAGTCCGAAAGCATGAAGTCGGTTGCTTTTAACAATACACTAAAGCTCTGGAAGATGTTTCCAAAGAACAATCCCGATGATGTAGTAATAGTGGATAAATTGATTAATGAGAATCCAAAAGAGCCTCTGGAACATATACCGCCGGCAAAAGACTGGTTGTTATTCACTATTAAAAAGAAATCTCAAAACATTCAGGCTCTCAAATTCCGAACCGGCTCTATGCAAGAGGGCGAAACAGTGTATATCATTGGCTGGCGTTATACCGATAAGGATTGTCCGCAGGTAGTTTATGAGGGTAATTTTGTGCGATCAGAGGATGGATCATTTCTTATAACCACAAAAGAATTATCTGACAATACTATGCCGGGATTGAGCGGCTCGCCTGTGATCGATTCTAACGGTTACTTGATTGGTCTTATGTCTCAAAAGGCTAACAAGATGGAGAGGCCATCTTCTATAGACTATCCTAAAGAGATATTGGAGGAAAGAAAAAAGACTAAGGAGTAA
- a CDS encoding SdrD B-like domain-containing protein: protein MKMYVGIGLIFCLAAALIAGCSNQNSEDNNIVNSPLMTAENALLPADAVLESAQLHIFAIMPSMQTVNIHRVTSSWDEMSATWNSYAGAYAPEVKGTFTVNMIGWQIVDVTDLVNGWSTGMYDNFGLLLDQDIAENSLTVFASGESSINQPILVVCYNTGSEIICDTMMPMMDTYVFASEPDMNYGMSEGLRTGYISETEAEMQSLLMFDVPVFEQTVMLGNYVWNDQNQNGLQDEGEPGYENMTINLLDCDGMNVLAQTISDTGGYYGFPDLEPGEYIVHFVLPDGYVFSPADQGTDDELDSDVINAETGWTMCLTLEAGQMDISVDAGVYMEEVDPGCTYSKGYWKNHAGFGPQDDVLTQYLPIWLGSDDGDKSLAVTTDTIAVDVLIQHVYGAPKNGIAKLYAQLLAAKLNIANGADDSDVADVISDTDEFLAMYDWNDWGDLSKEDQQMVNDWKSILDDYNNGEIGPGHCDWTPDLVLYSN from the coding sequence ATGAAAATGTACGTGGGGATAGGATTAATCTTTTGCCTTGCTGCAGCGTTGATCGCGGGCTGTTCAAATCAAAATTCGGAGGATAATAATATTGTAAATTCTCCTCTGATGACCGCCGAAAACGCCCTGTTGCCGGCCGACGCTGTTTTGGAATCGGCGCAATTGCATATTTTCGCCATCATGCCGTCCATGCAGACTGTCAATATTCATCGCGTCACTTCATCCTGGGATGAAATGTCCGCTACCTGGAACAGCTACGCGGGCGCGTATGCTCCGGAGGTTAAGGGGACTTTCACGGTCAATATGATAGGCTGGCAGATTGTCGATGTTACCGACCTTGTCAACGGATGGTCAACCGGCATGTATGATAATTTCGGATTATTGCTGGATCAGGATATTGCCGAAAATTCATTAACTGTTTTTGCGAGCGGTGAGAGTTCGATTAATCAACCGATATTAGTCGTGTGTTACAATACCGGCTCCGAAATAATCTGCGACACCATGATGCCGATGATGGACACATATGTTTTCGCGTCAGAGCCAGATATGAATTACGGAATGAGTGAAGGCCTGCGCACCGGCTATATCTCCGAAACCGAAGCCGAAATGCAAAGCCTGCTTATGTTTGATGTTCCCGTCTTCGAGCAGACAGTGATGCTGGGCAATTATGTCTGGAACGATCAAAATCAGAACGGACTTCAGGACGAAGGCGAGCCGGGTTATGAAAACATGACAATTAATCTGCTCGATTGTGACGGTATGAATGTTCTGGCGCAAACCATATCCGATACCGGCGGTTATTACGGTTTTCCGGACCTGGAGCCGGGTGAATATATTGTCCACTTTGTTCTGCCGGATGGCTATGTTTTCAGTCCGGCCGACCAGGGCACCGACGACGAATTGGATAGCGATGTAATCAATGCCGAAACCGGATGGACCATGTGCCTGACCCTGGAAGCGGGCCAGATGGATATTTCCGTTGATGCCGGAGTTTATATGGAAGAAGTCGATCCGGGCTGTACCTATAGCAAGGGTTACTGGAAGAACCATGCCGGATTCGGCCCCCAGGATGATGTGCTGACGCAATATTTACCGATATGGCTCGGAAGCGACGACGGCGATAAGAGTCTGGCCGTAACGACCGATACTATCGCGGTCGATGTTTTGATTCAGCATGTTTACGGCGCGCCCAAAAACGGTATCGCCAAATTATACGCCCAGCTTTTGGCGGCCAAATTGAATATCGCTAACGGCGCCGACGATTCGGATGTTGCCGATGTCATCTCCGATACCGATGAGTTTCTCGCTATGTACGATTGGAATGACTGGGGTGATTTATCCAAAGAAGATCAGCAGATGGTCAATGATTGGAAATCGATCCTCGATGATTACAACAACGGCGAAATCGGCCCCGGCCACTGCGATTGGACACCCGATTTGGTTTTGTATAGCAATTAA
- a CDS encoding SdrD B-like domain-containing protein has protein sequence MKTIAQILVCISLLTIMLVGCQDDPGIVRPSNEPAISLAASKVTIPAGAVYESAILYVYVDWPNGETTYLHRITGAWEENVVTWGNFGEAYDATVLGSFTATTPGWYSVDVTDLVNGWMTETYENLGVLLRQDQTDYDRITMSSRENAANHPYLDICYSSGDATVCETSETIGDSFIWEIAPSRNHGTNPEILAGWVSGTEKQTLLAFETPEIQQTASLGDYVWRDENINGVQDEGEMGIEGITVHLMDCFGNILAETTTNADGYYLFTDLEPGDYSVHFVAPEGYAFSPMDQGADDAKDSDADPSTGMTGCYTLAAGEVNLTVDAGLYWPPHTGCTLTIGFWKTHAGFGPQDDVVTQYLPIWLGDSGGDKSLEVTDASMAVAILSMKTYGNRKNGITKLYAQLLATKLNIADGSDTFDLGDAVAEADAFLAMYDWTDWRNLSSEDKDMVIDLKTLFDDYNNGDIGPGHCDWVMPTKAERIRDKKK, from the coding sequence ATGAAAACAATTGCGCAAATTCTGGTCTGCATTTCATTGTTGACCATTATGTTAGTAGGCTGTCAGGATGATCCCGGTATAGTCCGACCGAGTAATGAGCCCGCGATTTCACTGGCTGCATCAAAAGTCACTATTCCGGCCGGGGCCGTTTATGAATCAGCCATACTGTACGTCTATGTCGATTGGCCAAATGGCGAAACAACTTATCTGCACCGCATTACCGGCGCCTGGGAAGAAAATGTTGTGACCTGGGGTAATTTTGGCGAAGCGTATGACGCTACCGTTTTAGGCTCCTTTACCGCTACAACCCCGGGATGGTATTCTGTAGATGTAACCGATTTGGTCAACGGATGGATGACGGAAACTTATGAAAATCTTGGTGTTTTGCTCAGACAGGATCAGACTGATTATGACAGAATCACTATGAGCAGCCGTGAGAACGCCGCCAATCACCCTTATCTCGATATTTGTTACTCTTCCGGTGATGCCACGGTTTGCGAAACTTCTGAAACTATAGGCGACTCATTCATCTGGGAAATCGCCCCATCTCGAAATCATGGCACCAATCCTGAAATTTTGGCCGGATGGGTTTCCGGAACCGAAAAACAGACCCTCCTTGCCTTTGAAACTCCCGAGATCCAGCAAACCGCTTCTTTGGGTGATTATGTCTGGCGAGATGAAAATATCAACGGCGTTCAGGATGAAGGCGAAATGGGAATTGAGGGAATCACTGTTCATCTGATGGATTGTTTTGGCAATATACTGGCTGAAACGACAACTAACGCCGATGGATACTACCTCTTTACCGATCTTGAACCCGGAGATTACAGCGTTCATTTTGTCGCTCCCGAAGGTTACGCTTTTAGCCCGATGGATCAGGGCGCCGATGACGCCAAAGATAGCGATGCTGATCCCTCAACCGGGATGACCGGGTGTTATACCCTGGCCGCCGGCGAAGTTAATCTTACGGTTGACGCCGGTCTTTATTGGCCGCCTCACACGGGTTGTACCCTGACAATCGGATTCTGGAAAACTCACGCCGGTTTTGGCCCTCAGGATGATGTCGTAACTCAGTATCTCCCGATCTGGCTGGGTGATTCGGGCGGCGACAAGAGTCTGGAAGTCACCGATGCTTCTATGGCTGTCGCCATTCTCTCAATGAAAACCTACGGCAATAGAAAAAACGGAATTACCAAGCTGTACGCCCAGCTATTGGCCACCAAATTGAATATTGCCGATGGTTCCGACACTTTCGATCTCGGTGACGCCGTGGCTGAGGCAGACGCTTTCCTGGCGATGTATGACTGGACTGACTGGAGAAATCTCAGCTCAGAAGACAAAGACATGGTTATCGATCTCAAGACTTTATTCGATGATTACAACAACGGTGATATTGGCCCGGGGCATTGTGATTGGGTAATGCCGACGAAGGCCGAAAGAATACGAGATAAGAAAAAATAG
- a CDS encoding alpha/beta hydrolase: MYLIILIFVYFMQHKMVYFPSYTISVTPQEANLEYEDLYLTTNDGVKINAWYVPTDSSRATIILCHGNGGNISHRLETIELFNRLNLSVLIFDYRGYGKSEGRTTEEGTYKDAEAAWDYLIEEKNVPPERIIVFGRSLGGAVACWLAREKNLGVLIVESSFTSIPDIAAKLYPYLPVRLIARFDYNSGEYIKDIKSPVLFIHSPDDDLVAYDLGKKLFEEANEPKEFLEISGGHNEGFLSSGSHYRNGIKNFLDKHLIQ; the protein is encoded by the coding sequence ATGTATCTCATAATTTTGATTTTTGTCTATTTTATGCAACATAAAATGGTGTACTTCCCCTCGTATACTATTTCCGTAACGCCTCAAGAAGCTAACCTCGAATACGAAGATTTATATTTAACAACCAATGACGGAGTCAAGATAAACGCTTGGTATGTTCCCACCGATTCATCACGGGCAACTATTATTTTATGCCATGGCAACGGCGGGAATATCTCTCATCGTCTTGAGACTATCGAACTATTCAATCGATTAAACTTATCGGTATTGATTTTCGATTATCGCGGTTATGGCAAAAGCGAAGGCAGAACAACCGAAGAGGGCACATATAAAGACGCCGAAGCAGCCTGGGATTATTTAATTGAGGAAAAGAATGTCCCGCCTGAAAGAATAATTGTTTTTGGTCGGTCATTGGGAGGCGCTGTTGCCTGCTGGCTGGCCCGCGAAAAAAATCTGGGAGTATTAATTGTTGAATCTTCTTTTACCTCAATTCCGGATATCGCCGCCAAATTATATCCCTATCTCCCTGTCAGGCTGATAGCTCGATTTGATTATAATTCCGGGGAATATATTAAGGACATAAAATCACCGGTTTTATTTATTCATAGCCCCGACGATGACCTGGTCGCTTATGACCTGGGGAAAAAGCTTTTTGAGGAGGCTAATGAGCCTAAGGAATTTCTCGAAATATCGGGCGGCCATAATGAGGGATTTCTTTCTTCGGGAAGCCACTATAGAAACGGCATCAAGAACTTTCTGGACAAGCATTTGATCCAATAA
- a CDS encoding polysaccharide deacetylase family protein: protein MKGMILSLSVLALLCGQIVAQDSAPDKEICITFDDLPIVRVHDPVKRMMMTDEILIALEEFKAPAAGFVVGDNIEGHWDILESWLAAGHILGNHTYMHSDLNDLPHKLFIEDIGRGHQAIESLLKKHKQKGRYFRYPYLHYGRNHTIKKAIIDYLDEQDYITAHVSIDTDDFVYNLQFEKLYESADSVEIIRLGNEYIDNILERLEDAEKLSQDILGRQAKHILLLHANRLNSYFLYDLLLEIETRGYKFISLDKVLTDPVYTLLESYTGPKGLSYFERLAKSDPDMLPAKE, encoded by the coding sequence ATGAAAGGAATGATCCTTAGTCTATCGGTTTTGGCGCTTTTGTGCGGTCAAATTGTCGCGCAAGACTCTGCTCCCGATAAGGAAATCTGTATTACCTTCGATGATTTACCGATTGTGCGGGTGCATGATCCGGTAAAGCGGATGATGATGACTGATGAGATTTTGATCGCACTTGAAGAATTTAAGGCTCCGGCCGCCGGATTTGTCGTCGGTGATAATATCGAAGGCCACTGGGATATTCTCGAATCGTGGCTGGCCGCCGGGCATATTTTGGGAAATCATACTTATATGCATTCAGACCTTAATGATTTGCCCCATAAATTATTTATTGAGGATATCGGACGAGGTCATCAGGCTATCGAGAGTCTGCTCAAAAAGCATAAACAAAAGGGCCGTTATTTTCGCTATCCCTATCTTCATTATGGTCGCAATCATACGATAAAAAAGGCGATAATCGATTATCTGGATGAACAGGATTATATAACCGCCCATGTTTCGATCGACACCGATGATTTCGTATATAACCTGCAATTTGAAAAATTATACGAATCCGCCGATTCGGTAGAGATAATTCGCCTCGGCAATGAATATATCGATAACATTCTGGAGCGGCTGGAGGACGCCGAAAAACTGTCTCAGGATATTTTGGGCCGACAAGCAAAACATATTTTACTTCTTCACGCCAATCGATTGAACAGTTACTTTCTTTATGATTTACTTCTTGAGATAGAAACCCGGGGATATAAATTCATTTCACTTGATAAGGTTCTTACCGATCCTGTTTATACTCTACTGGAGTCATATACCGGACCAAAGGGATTGTCATATTTTGAAAGATTGGCCAAAAGCGATCCCGATATGCTTCCGGCCAAAGAATAG